The DNA segment TTAAATTATCTATCAATTTACAAAAACTGAAGCATTACTTAaagtatcattgttttattattggtaACAGTGTCTATCATCTAAAATGTTTCTAAGAAATAAGATGTTTTGTATACTATGGGATTGTATCAcatactactgtttgcaaatgaacttagcatttAAAGATGTTGAAGCATTCAACAGTCGTGGCTTTTGTCCCGCCCAAATACACCTTGAGACTTCTAAATCAAGTGCAAAATCTATTATTTGTCAATCAACTTCACACATCAAAGATAGCTGACTGCCATTGTAAGTGGTCAAGTGTATTCTTTTATGTGTATCAACATGGAAGTTATTACTTAAGGACTTAAGGATAGGCCGACACACCCTAGAAGGATCCATACATGTGCAGTTTGGATCACACCAATTGAATCATAGCCTTACATCACACTCTTTGAAGTGCCAAAAACTTATTGTGTGAAATTGCTTTTATGGCAGTACTTATTGACTGTCTTTTTGTTGCAAAAGGACTTAAGGATAGGCCGACACACCCTAGAAGGATCCATACATGTGCAGTTTGGATCACACCAATTGAATCATAGCCTTACATCACACTCTTTGAAGTGCCAAAAACTTATTGTGTGAAATTAATTTATGGCAGTACTTATTGACTGTCTATTTGTTGCAAAAGGCATTATGATCAGGCTTTTATTATCTGATTGAGAAGTACACTTTGCTAAGTTTATTTGGGAACAGCAGTATTTCTGTATTACAAGTTTTACCTCCTTGACAACCTGTCTTGACCTGTATGATGGACTATAGTCGTCATCTGAGCTAACTACAAGCAGACAGATGCACAGACAGTGAGATACAGTCATGCTAATGTGGATACGGCTTTACAATAAGTAAATTGCATTGCTAGCAGAGTAAagaatacaaaatacatatatttcatgCAATTATATGTAAAGCATACATTTTAGGCTTTATGCTGTATAATTAATAGCTCAATGCATATCTTAATTGTAAGAAATCTACCTTATTAAAATAAAGCTGaataaagcaaaacattatttatgtacaGTAAATGTACACAATGGCTGCATGTACCtcatttttcaacaatttaaacaacTGGAATATTCATTATACaagtaattaataaaatgtatgctTTTTAAAGGCTTTCACAtcttaaacataacaaagagACAACAGCTCTGAAAATCAGGAAAGTGAATGAAGACTCTTGCTCAGCTTCCGAACATCTGTGCTGGCACAATAACGGGTTGTGTAGCATACATTGATACAGACAGCTGTAAACATTTGTATCACTAGCTCTAATCTGGATCCATGTACAGGTTAGCgagtaatataaacaacagttGAGGACGGAAAGCTGTATTGGGAGTTACCGTGTTGTCTTTTGAGTCTGAATCTGTTTAAAAATCACATCATTATCAATATGCCACAACATATGTAAATGTCCAAAGCATACAACCTTATGCATGGCATTCAATAGCTAAACAGTTAGTATCATTAgtcattttaaactaaaaatgcaTATTCCCATCCATTGGGCAGCTATAATTACCTAGAATATAAAAGATAAGTAATTGCATATCAAtatctatgtatttattatatcattaacatGATGTTTTTGTCGTTCTATTATGAGTTGTAACTATGGATGGTATTTTACcccaaacattttaaacttctCCTGTTTGTTAGTTAAAGCCATTCAATGTACTTTTGCCTACCctgtatacattgtattaatTGAGTGAACTGAAAAACTGAAGTGATAAAATATAGTAACTGTGATACTTTGTAATATATAAACTCAAGAAAACAACATACAtcatgttaattattaattagtAATGTGCTCACAAATGTCCATGGGGGAACACTTAAAATGCTTACTCTTtctaaaataaagtttattgtTAAAAGCATGTGAATAATGTTTCACATAGAAAGAAATCATTACCATAAATAATCTCTAAAGAATTACCGTAATTTCGCACAATGGACAATTATGTTTCCACATCACAATGAATACATTAAAGCATGCTACAAAATGGCTCAAGTGATGCGATGTAGGACTGCGGATATCCTTGTGTACCTTCTTCTTTCTGAGGTCGCAACATGGCATCCCTGTGGGGTGAAAATTGGGGCTGTGACCCCAGTAGGCATGCCCAAAGTAGCGTCGGTACGCCCGACACACAAGGCAGTCAACACCCGACATGTACACACAAGTTGTTTTGGAGCACCTTGGACATTTTGCAGAACCTAGCTGAGCTTTAGGCTCATAGGATGCTACAATACGTGatcaagttttacaaatataaaataatttcacagctTTGTAGCTCGGGGACACTTCTATTGAATTCCGTACAAAACTTTATTTACTATCCTGAAAGGCAATTACATAAAAAGTGcatattttaagaatgtttcTATAATGATCTGTTACTATTCGGCTGATAAGTTGAAAAGTactcttgtacatgtatataattattaagttttcatttattctttGTTTATAAGTGAGTGTAAGCCTTATATTACAGCTAGGTCATATCCTATATTTGTTGCATATAAAGTGAGTCTCACCATATCCTGATAGAGCACTTGTTGGCCTGGAGCGTGAACGAGATCTGGAACGTCTCTTCTTCCCCTTCCCTCCCTTGAGTGCAGGGGCCCCAGGGGTGCGACCAATGAGGCTCGTTTCCAGCTACAAACAAGGGACACTACTGTATACAAAAAATCCAAAACTACTAGAAAATTACACAATTGTCCATTGATTGTTATACACAGTGCTTAgaatcattataaaaatgtgcatGGGAAATTGTAAATGTACACCAAGATACTTGTtgtgaaatatataaagataGAATATGTATGCTTTTACATTCTGATATATACAGCagaatttcatcaaaatatatcagtaaaACGCTATACATAGCTTAGGTTTTAAATATTACATGATATCCGACATTGACATGACTTGATAACTCCATTTACAAAAATGACATGACCTTAGGAACAAAGAACCTAAGATGCACTGCATTCTATTCATAATGCTGCATGCTACAGCTTGCTTATTTATAGGTTGAACACATactgataataaataaatttatgaatacaaaaatagGTGTATTTAGCACTAAAGTTCATACCAAAGAATACAACTCTTGAGTTTAAAGGacattttttccattaaatgtCAAGTATGTTCATTCATATGACATCTAATAAGTGCTGTCATTAATGGATAGTTTATTCAGTAAAggattttttgtatacattcaCAGCACCTCTCAGGGGAATATTAATGTTCTGAATGGCTGATCAAATAACTTAATACCAGTTTATGAAAAACAGATCAATAGAATCCATAAAGGATCAATATGTGAAAGGAAAATCAAGGAGTAGCTTATATCAGTAAAATAGTAGAAAGTGTTCCAACAACTCTAGTAGGTTAGATTTAAAACATATcggaaaaatattcaaatatcagtaTCTACCTTCACCCTTTTGCTACTACAAAATCtatgaaacattttaagacTCTACACAGATTATTAATGAAAAGCACAGCACCAAGATATCTAGAGAGTATTTGGTTTATGATACAGAGAGATAAGGAACTAAGATTAAACAGGGAGTTTTGATTCTCATCTGTCACTTATTAGAGGTTATCCACTTTCATGGGTTGAACCTAGCTAGTATTGATGAAGAGACATGTGCAAACACGCCATAGGTGTTCTAATTTCTTCAACATTAACATTCTCTTAGATCAGTTTGTTACGGCCTGCTTTGCTATTTAGAAATTATATATCAAAGTGCATATTATAGGTAAAACAGTCAAAGATATCCatgaaaattgattgaaaaaatatctgattttataaatacaagtccactgacatgacatgttcagtatatttaaaatagaaaggttgggatttttttatattcatctGCTTGAATCAGAAAGAATGTCATTTTATCACAGTCATTTCACATTGTTTTCAgatatattaaattacaaattcatCTCCTTCTTACAAATTCATCTCCTTCTTATTcgtcttttttatcaaatttcagaTGAGAATCTCAAGATTAATTTTCTGACTTAGTaagaaatgttaataaataaaaaaaaaacatgctgcTTTAAATGTGAACCTACATGTCGTACAACAAATGGTGCTTTGCCTGTTTCCTCGGACATACTTTCATCAGAGCTACGTACCCCTGACTTTGACCTGGAACGAAAAATAGATGAAACCGTAGGTCGCATGTACGACGGTTCAGAGTCATACTCGGCCTCGTCTTCCGAGTCAGAGGAATACGACCTGCCGACaagagaaaacaacaacattatatacaatacagCTTGGATTTGTAATGACAATAAATCAAGGCgtaaaatgattaaaagaaaTGAAGTTTGCAAGTAAAGTATTTCTGTTCTGGAGGGtgtatcaatattttactttattaaacTCCTTACTTTTACcaaataacacaaacaattgttatgaacctttaaaactcttttttctggagaatataaaacaaacacttgaatATTCAAATGACTAGAAAGACTCTATAAAAACCTTACATCTAACAAAAAAAGGATTATAAGAAACTGAGAATATGTTAAAAAGAAAGGCCTTACAAGGATCAAGTAGATTACTTTTATCCTAGAAGTTACACTGACAGGCAGCTACATGTACAGAAAAGGCTAACAAATACTATAGTATGCTTGAATAAAGCTGCATAACAAAATTGACTGTGCCTTGGTGATtagcaaaatacaaaataagtgCTAACAATTCCGATTTGTCAAAGCAGtttgttacaaataatataataatgatcaACAATTACAAATCAAAGGTGAcactgaatattttattttaaagtagaGAGTGCATCAATATAATTTACACGAAGTTTCGAAgcttaatataaaaaactgaataattttaaaaacactcaaataatataaaaaaaacgattGTTTACATGGTGAACATACAGTTGAAGGGATACATGATATAAAAGAAGCAAGGTTAAATGTACAAAGAATCCAcctatacaaaacaaaacaaaaatgaaatgttattctTGCAATAAGAATTCAATAAGTTTATTCTGAACAATACAAATAAGAAGTTTGTTTGTCAAAAGGGATAGTATGTGAGAgatctttttatttaattttcattcttttaagAAAGCATAGCAGCCTtgtgtaataaaacattttaaagacaCTTGCATaaacaatttcatactcaacaAAGTGTTGGCTGGAGCTTAATAATTATCATAGATCAAATGTTTGCTACTACACGACATACCTAGTAATGGTGATACACAGATCATCAGCACtgaatataaaattttattcaatataacacaacacaaataatacaaggTTATATAATGTAAGTACGTTCAATTCACCTTAACAATTTGTAACTGTATGAAACATATTCAGACATATATACCAAAGTTAACCGAACACATCAGTAGTGAAGAACAGAACATCACTAAGACTAATATACAAGGTTTGCCTTACAATACATATGTGTGTGCTATTTCAATGCAGGGCCAATAATGTCAGACTCACCTGCAGGCTCTGGTTCTggacagtgaccttgacctagtgAGGGAGCGACCTCTGGACCTGGAGCGAGCACGTCTAGCCAGCTGCAAAATGATGCaccatttattgaaataaaaaaaaacatgcgaTTGTGACACTAAACTGTTTAAAAAGCTGAGCAATAACcatgttttattgaattcagCATTAGCCAAATAGGTAAACTAACTTGAAATGCGTAGTTTTGATAATCTATTAGGAATCTTCTGTAGTTAGTAGTCATGCCAATTTACCCTTTCTTCTTCTAAAGCATCTTCAAGAGCATCAAGTTCAGGTGAGCGAGATTCTTTGATAACAGTTTTGGTGGTGAACTCCAGCTTTGGTGAGATACCCTACAAATAGTCACAACAAATGTAGTTCTGGGATCAATAAAAATGCATCAATTGTACAGTGGCAGAACTGCATGAAATGGTGTCAAGCAAACATACAAAGAAACAGAGATCTTCTTAAATTATActgaatgaacatatatatatatatatatctgtacaaatatataactgtataaGATAGTTGCATTTTTATCTAAGTGAAGCAATAACTATCCTAAAAAGTACATAAAGTTCTTTTGCTTAAGacatgtatgaaaaataaaacaataagttaTATTCAAAGTGAGCATGATTGCTTACTGGCCATGCAATAGTGCGTGAAAGGAGGATTTCGCGTGAGTCTGATGTGTATGAGGGGCACAGGGATGGGTATGGGAACAGGAATTCCCGGGCACTTGTGGAGAACGAGGCGAGGCGGATAGCACCATTAGAGTAGTCAGAGTACTGTAGCAGCTCTACCACTACAAGCTcatctgaaaaacaaaaacaactagttgtcatttgataataataatagctaTCATAGTAACTTGTGAAAACTTTTCTGATACACCAAATTTTGGGCCTTTATTACTTTATCTAGACTAGGGTTTACATAGTTTGAAGTCCTTCTACTCAATGAACCTCATACTTCAATTctggcaaaaaaataatttgttctgAACACTGAAAACATTTGTTACAAGCTTCAGCATAACTATTTCAAAGAAGTGGTATTCAATTAAAAGTGATAACATAATCATTCAAAGCAGCTTTTTACCTTCTAGAAACTCTGCAACATCCTGAGGATCTAGTGCTGTGTAGTATGTCTGAAATGG comes from the Mya arenaria isolate MELC-2E11 chromosome 13, ASM2691426v1 genome and includes:
- the LOC128214684 gene encoding uncharacterized protein LOC128214684 isoform X5; this translates as MPRRALRCVVDLNIQRVSAPGVWLPSREDCYISISLFGQYRNTRNVLSVFPIILHEPFRFEKTYYTALDPQDVAEFLEDELVVVELLQYSDYSNGAIRLASFSTSAREFLFPYPSLCPSYTSDSREILLSRTIAWPGISPKLEFTTKTVIKESRSPELDALEDALEEERLARRARSRSRGRSLTRSRSLSRTRACRSYSSDSEDEAEYDSEPSYMRPTVSSIFRSRSKSGLETSLIGRTPGAPALKGGKGKKRRSRSRSRSRPTSALSGYASYEPKAQLGSAKCPRCSKTTCVYMSGVDCLVCRAYRRYFGHAYWGHSPNFHPTGMPCCDLRKKKVLRDGADSLPVYSTKIYSDDDEEVAALTSSRSYLSTPRPRSVSPYLYRPTYSARFGGLSAVDKLEIELAVERARSRARARAIALSRSPSPIRYSPILRKSMDDLALDTSIARNRRYYPRYLI
- the LOC128214684 gene encoding spermatogenesis-associated protein 6-like isoform X1, giving the protein MPRRALRCVVDLNIQRVSAPGVWLPSREDCYISISLFGQYRNTRNVLSVFPIILHEPFRFEKTYYTALDPQDVAEFLEDELVVVELLQYSDYSNGAIRLASFSTSAREFLFPYPSLCPSYTSDSREILLSRTIAWPGISPKLEFTTKTVIKESRSPELDALEDALEEERLARRARSRSRGRSLTRSRSLSRTRACSADDLCITITRSYSSDSEDEAEYDSEPSYMRPTVSSIFRSRSKSGVRSSDESMSEETGKAPFVVRHLETSLIGRTPGAPALKGGKGKKRRSRSRSRSRPTSALSGYASYEPKAQLGSAKCPRCSKTTCVYMSGVDCLVCRAYRRYFGHAYWGHSPNFHPTGMPCCDLRKKKVLRDGADSLPVYSTKIYSDDDEEVAALTSSRSYLSTPRPRSVSPYLYRPTYSARFGGLSAVDKLEIELAVERARSRARARAIALSRSPSPIRYSPILRKSMDDLALDTSIARNRRYYPRYLI
- the LOC128214684 gene encoding spermatogenesis-associated protein 6-like isoform X7, whose amino-acid sequence is MPRRALRCVVDLNIQRVSAPGVWLPSREDCYISISLFGQYRNTRNVLSVFPIILHEPFRFEKTYYTALDPQDVAEFLEDELVVVELLQYSDYSNGAIRLASFSTSAREFLFPYPSLCPSYTSDSREILLSRTIAWPGISPKLEFTTKTVIKESRSPELDALEDALEEERLARRARSRSRGRSLTRSRSLSRTRACSADDLCITITRSYSSDSEDEAEYDSEPSYMRPTVSSIFRSRSKSGVRSSDESMSEETGKAPFVVRHLETSLIGRTPGAPALKGGKGKKRRSRSRSRSRPTSALSGYVSSDDDYSPSYRSRQVVKEVLRDGADSLPVYSTKIYSDDDEEVAALTSSRSYLSTPRPRSVSPYLYRPTYSARFGGLSAVDKLEIELAVERARSRARARAIALSRSPSPIRYSPILRKSMDDLALDTSIARNRRYYPRYLI
- the LOC128214684 gene encoding uncharacterized protein LOC128214684 isoform X3; the encoded protein is MPRRALRCVVDLNIQRVSAPGVWLPSREDCYISISLFGQYRNTRNVLSVFPIILHEPFRFEKTYYTALDPQDVAEFLEDELVVVELLQYSDYSNGAIRLASFSTSAREFLFPYPSLCPSYTSDSREILLSRTIAWPGISPKLEFTTKTVIKESRSPELDALEDALEEERLARRARSRSRGRSLTRSRSLSRTRACSADDLCITITRSYSSDSEDEAEYDSEPSYMRPTVSSIFRSRSKSGLETSLIGRTPGAPALKGGKGKKRRSRSRSRSRPTSALSGYASYEPKAQLGSAKCPRCSKTTCVYMSGVDCLVCRAYRRYFGHAYWGHSPNFHPTGMPCCDLRKKKVLRDGADSLPVYSTKIYSDDDEEVAALTSSRSYLSTPRPRSVSPYLYRPTYSARFGGLSAVDKLEIELAVERARSRARARAIALSRSPSPIRYSPILRKSMDDLALDTSIARNRRYYPRYLI
- the LOC128214684 gene encoding spermatogenesis associated 6-like protein isoform X8, which encodes MPRRALRCVVDLNIQRVSAPGVWLPSREDCYISISLFGQYRNTRNVLSVFPIILHEPFRFEKTYYTALDPQDVAEFLEDELVVVELLQYSDYSNGAIRLASFSTSAREFLFPYPSLCPSYTSDSREILLSRTIAWPGISPKLEFTTKTVIKESRSPELDALEDALEEERLARRARSRSRGRSLTRSRSLSRTRACSADDLCITITRSYSSDSEDEAEYDSEPSYMRPTVSSIFRSRSKSGVRSSDESMSEETGKAPFVVRHLETSLIGRTPGAPALKGGKGKKRRSRSRSRSRPTSALSGYDSDSKDNTVLRDGADSLPVYSTKIYSDDDEEVAALTSSRSYLSTPRPRSVSPYLYRPTYSARFGGLSAVDKLEIELAVERARSRARARAIALSRSPSPIRYSPILRKSMDDLALDTSIARNRRYYPRYLI
- the LOC128214684 gene encoding spermatogenesis associated 6-like protein isoform X2, whose amino-acid sequence is MPRRALRCVVDLNIQRVSAPGVWLPSREDCYISISLFGQYRNTRNVLSVFPIILHEPFRFEKTYYTALDPQDVAEFLEDELVVVELLQYSDYSNGAIRLASFSTSAREFLFPYPSLCPSYTSDSREILLSRTIAWPGISPKLEFTTKTVIKESRSPELDALEDALEEERLARRARSRSRGRSLTRSRSLSRTRACRSYSSDSEDEAEYDSEPSYMRPTVSSIFRSRSKSGVRSSDESMSEETGKAPFVVRHLETSLIGRTPGAPALKGGKGKKRRSRSRSRSRPTSALSGYASYEPKAQLGSAKCPRCSKTTCVYMSGVDCLVCRAYRRYFGHAYWGHSPNFHPTGMPCCDLRKKKVLRDGADSLPVYSTKIYSDDDEEVAALTSSRSYLSTPRPRSVSPYLYRPTYSARFGGLSAVDKLEIELAVERARSRARARAIALSRSPSPIRYSPILRKSMDDLALDTSIARNRRYYPRYLI
- the LOC128214684 gene encoding spermatogenesis-associated protein 6-like isoform X9, with amino-acid sequence MPRRALRCVVDLNIQRVSAPGVWLPSREDCYISISLFGQYRNTRNVLSVFPIILHEPFRFEKTYYTALDPQDVAEFLEDELVVVELLQYSDYSNGAIRLASFSTSAREFLFPYPSLCPSYTSDSREILLSRTIAWPGISPKLEFTTKTVIKESRSPELDALEDALEEERLARRARSRSRGRSLTRSRSLSRTRACRSKSGLETSLIGRTPGAPALKGGKGKKRRSRSRSRSRPTSALSGYASYEPKAQLGSAKCPRCSKTTCVYMSGVDCLVCRAYRRYFGHAYWGHSPNFHPTGMPCCDLRKKKVLRDGADSLPVYSTKIYSDDDEEVAALTSSRSYLSTPRPRSVSPYLYRPTYSARFGGLSAVDKLEIELAVERARSRARARAIALSRSPSPIRYSPILRKSMDDLALDTSIARNRRYYPRYLI
- the LOC128214684 gene encoding spermatogenesis associated 6-like protein isoform X4 is translated as MPRRALRCVVDLNIQRVSAPGVWLPSREDCYISISLFGQYRNTRNVLSVFPIILHEPFRFEKTYYTALDPQDVAEFLEDELVVVELLQYSDYSNGAIRLASFSTSAREFLFPYPSLCPSYTSDSREILLSRTIAWPGISPKLEFTTKTVIKESRSPELDALEDALEEERLARRARSRSRGRSLTRSRSLSRTRACSADDLCITITRSKSGVRSSDESMSEETGKAPFVVRHLETSLIGRTPGAPALKGGKGKKRRSRSRSRSRPTSALSGYASYEPKAQLGSAKCPRCSKTTCVYMSGVDCLVCRAYRRYFGHAYWGHSPNFHPTGMPCCDLRKKKVLRDGADSLPVYSTKIYSDDDEEVAALTSSRSYLSTPRPRSVSPYLYRPTYSARFGGLSAVDKLEIELAVERARSRARARAIALSRSPSPIRYSPILRKSMDDLALDTSIARNRRYYPRYLI
- the LOC128214684 gene encoding spermatogenesis-associated protein 6-like isoform X10, with the translated sequence MPRRALRCVVDLNIQRVSAPGVWLPSREDCYISISLFGQYRNTRNVLSVFPIILHEPFRFEKTYYTALDPQDVAEFLEDELVVVELLQYSDYSNGAIRLASFSTSAREFLFPYPSLCPSYTSDSREILLSRTIAWPGISPKLEFTTKTVIKESRSPELDALEDALEEERLARRARSRSRGRSLTRSRSLSRTRACSADDLCITITRSYSSDSEDEAEYDSEPSYMRPTVSSIFRSRSKSGVRSSDESMSEETGKAPFVVRHLETSLIGRTPGAPALKGGKGKKRRSRSRSRSRPTSALSGYASYEPKAQLGSAKCPRCSKTTCVYMSGVDCLVCRAYRRYFGHAYWGHSPNFHPTGMPCCDLRKKKVLRDGADSLPVYSTKIYSDDDEEVAALTSSRSYLSTPRPRSVSPYLYRPTYSARFGGLSAVDKLEIELAVERARSRARARAIALSRSPSPIRYSPILRKSMDDLALDTSIARNRSWVHLDAGQYWTQRAAELTGTSHTDVFNNNIRKLYSGLLRNAEKHQKTLSKRK
- the LOC128214684 gene encoding spermatogenesis associated 6-like protein isoform X6, which codes for MPRRALRCVVDLNIQRVSAPGVWLPSREDCYISISLFGQYRNTRNVLSVFPIILHEPFRFEKTYYTALDPQDVAEFLEDELVVVELLQYSDYSNGAIRLASFSTSAREFLFPYPSLCPSYTSDSREILLSRTIAWPGISPKLEFTTKTVIKESRSPELDALEDALEEERLARRARSRSRGRSLTRSRSLSRTRACRSKSGVRSSDESMSEETGKAPFVVRHLETSLIGRTPGAPALKGGKGKKRRSRSRSRSRPTSALSGYASYEPKAQLGSAKCPRCSKTTCVYMSGVDCLVCRAYRRYFGHAYWGHSPNFHPTGMPCCDLRKKKVLRDGADSLPVYSTKIYSDDDEEVAALTSSRSYLSTPRPRSVSPYLYRPTYSARFGGLSAVDKLEIELAVERARSRARARAIALSRSPSPIRYSPILRKSMDDLALDTSIARNRRYYPRYLI